One genomic segment of Brevibacillus laterosporus LMG 15441 includes these proteins:
- a CDS encoding metal ABC transporter substrate-binding protein yields MLRFVKKWGVILGVASMALFASGCGNTNIAGSVQESGKLSVYTTIYPLYYVADRIGGEYVSIKNVVPAGVEPHDYEPTAQDMVAISKANVLIYNGGGLEAWVEKAVKSLNQANLLAVNTTEGLTLLASEEHDHHHEGDKGHEGESAGHVHEHEHDHGEFDPHVWLDPTMLEKQAAQVKDAFVKADQAHKEQFEQNYKALVNDLNKLDQDFKTMVEQSPKKEILVSHKAFTYLAARYGLEQIAISGISPDDEPSPSELKNLVEKVKQKNIKYVMFETLTSPKVAEVIARETKAQTAILNPLEGLTTEEQTAGKDYISIMRENLEVLRQALR; encoded by the coding sequence ATGTTACGGTTCGTTAAAAAATGGGGAGTTATTTTAGGTGTTGCAAGTATGGCCTTGTTTGCAAGTGGATGTGGCAATACGAATATAGCAGGTTCAGTACAAGAGAGTGGAAAACTTTCTGTGTATACAACTATATATCCATTGTACTATGTAGCAGATCGAATTGGTGGGGAGTATGTTTCCATTAAAAATGTTGTTCCGGCTGGAGTCGAACCACATGATTATGAACCTACTGCTCAGGATATGGTGGCCATTTCTAAGGCTAATGTTCTCATTTATAATGGTGGCGGTTTAGAAGCATGGGTAGAGAAAGCTGTAAAGAGTCTAAATCAAGCTAATTTACTAGCTGTAAATACGACGGAAGGGCTTACTCTTCTAGCTTCAGAGGAACATGATCATCATCATGAGGGTGATAAAGGGCACGAAGGTGAATCGGCAGGACACGTGCACGAGCATGAGCATGATCACGGGGAATTTGATCCCCATGTATGGCTTGATCCTACAATGCTAGAGAAGCAAGCTGCACAGGTGAAGGACGCATTTGTTAAGGCCGATCAGGCACATAAGGAGCAGTTTGAACAAAATTATAAAGCGCTAGTAAATGACTTGAACAAGCTAGACCAGGATTTTAAAACAATGGTAGAACAATCACCTAAAAAGGAAATTTTAGTTTCGCATAAGGCTTTTACTTATCTAGCTGCTCGTTATGGACTGGAGCAGATTGCGATTTCTGGTATTTCTCCTGATGATGAGCCATCGCCTTCTGAGCTAAAGAATCTAGTGGAGAAGGTAAAACAAAAAAATATTAAATATGTTATGTTCGAAACATTGACCTCTCCAAAAGTAGCGGAAGTAATCGCGCGTGAAACAAAAGCACAAACAGCGATACTAAATCCACTAGAGGGCTTGACTACGGAAGAACAGACAGCGGGCAAAGACTATATTTCCATTATGCGTGAAAACCTGGAAGTGTTACGTCAGGCCCTGCGATAA
- a CDS encoding ArsR/SmtB family transcription factor: MAYEDQTEKDVCEIECVEVEKVNQLKPRITEADGVAPLFKALADDTRSKIIYALSLEDELCVCDVAAVIGISMATASHHLRLLRNMGLAKYRKVGKMVYYSLDDDHVRMLIHAGVEHANEHK; the protein is encoded by the coding sequence TTGGCTTATGAAGATCAAACGGAAAAAGACGTATGTGAGATAGAATGCGTTGAAGTCGAGAAAGTAAATCAATTAAAACCGAGAATAACAGAGGCAGACGGAGTAGCCCCTTTGTTTAAGGCCTTAGCTGATGATACACGCTCCAAAATTATTTATGCCCTCTCCCTCGAAGATGAACTCTGTGTATGTGATGTTGCAGCCGTAATTGGGATTAGCATGGCGACCGCTTCGCATCATCTTCGACTATTACGGAATATGGGCCTGGCTAAATATCGCAAGGTAGGGAAAATGGTGTACTATTCTTTGGATGATGATCATGTTCGTATGCTGATACATGCAGGAGTTGAACATGCGAATGAACACAAATAA
- a CDS encoding metal ABC transporter ATP-binding protein: protein MHNAKKHASVVSLKSVSFRYEDGKTVLEDIDFSMEKGDFVGIVGPNGSGKSTLMKLILGLILPTKGEIKLFGEPIQKFKDWTKIGYVAQQAAHGASGFPATVREVVASGLVGKVGLFRRLSSEHHQQVSDVIKRVGLSAKENERISNLSGGQLQRVFIARALVAEPELLILDEPTVGVDQESIEQFYQLLRSLKEDTGMTMMIVSHDVGVMIEWVNKVACLQRRLHFHGTAEEFEHKQEQIFQSMYGESVRLLTHHH, encoded by the coding sequence ATGCACAATGCAAAAAAGCATGCAAGTGTTGTTTCTCTGAAATCCGTGTCTTTTCGTTACGAAGATGGAAAAACGGTTCTGGAAGATATAGACTTTTCAATGGAAAAGGGCGATTTTGTAGGTATTGTTGGCCCAAATGGTTCAGGAAAATCAACATTAATGAAATTAATTTTAGGGTTGATTTTACCTACCAAAGGCGAGATTAAGCTTTTTGGAGAGCCTATCCAAAAATTTAAGGATTGGACGAAGATCGGCTATGTTGCTCAGCAGGCAGCTCATGGGGCCAGTGGATTTCCGGCTACTGTACGTGAAGTAGTGGCTTCCGGACTGGTTGGCAAAGTAGGTTTATTTCGCCGCTTGTCTTCTGAACATCATCAGCAGGTCTCCGATGTAATTAAGCGTGTTGGTTTGTCTGCAAAGGAAAACGAGCGTATTAGCAACTTATCTGGTGGTCAGCTACAGCGGGTGTTTATCGCTCGTGCTTTGGTAGCAGAGCCAGAACTCTTGATACTAGATGAACCAACAGTAGGGGTAGATCAGGAATCTATCGAGCAGTTTTATCAGCTCTTACGTTCGCTTAAAGAGGATACGGGAATGACGATGATGATCGTAAGCCATGATGTTGGCGTCATGATTGAGTGGGTAAATAAAGTAGCCTGTCTACAACGTAGGTTACACTTTCATGGCACCGCAGAGGAGTTCGAGCATAAACAGGAGCAAATTTTTCAATCGATGTACGGTGAGAGCGTCAGGCTTTTAACCCATCATCATTAA
- a CDS encoding metal ABC transporter permease, producing MLADWWNYEFLRYTLFSGLLIGLVCPILGTFLIVRRLSMMADGLSHVTLSGVAAGMLLAKKVAFFSVVNPLFFGMLFSVIGSLFIERLRKVYRAYQDLAIPIILSTGLGLFTVLVSIADGFNQDLYSYLFGKIVTVTIEDLLALIGVAVVVIGTVILLYKELFAVSFDEEFARVSGVARRSINLWFMVLVALTIAASMRIVGVLLISALITIPVAASLQIAKSFRQAIFYSILFAEISVLTGLYFAYMLDWASGGTIVLVAVFILMIVLGFKRLRAILR from the coding sequence ATGCTAGCCGATTGGTGGAATTATGAGTTTTTACGATATACCTTGTTTTCAGGACTGCTGATCGGATTGGTTTGCCCGATCCTGGGGACATTTTTAATTGTTCGCCGTTTATCTATGATGGCGGATGGGCTTTCCCATGTGACGCTTTCGGGAGTAGCAGCAGGAATGCTTTTAGCGAAAAAGGTAGCTTTCTTTAGCGTAGTGAATCCCTTATTTTTTGGAATGCTATTTTCTGTGATTGGGTCACTGTTTATCGAGCGATTGCGTAAGGTATATCGTGCGTATCAGGATTTGGCGATACCGATCATTTTATCTACAGGCCTAGGCTTATTTACAGTTTTAGTGAGTATTGCTGATGGGTTTAATCAGGATTTATACTCATACTTGTTTGGGAAGATTGTAACAGTAACCATTGAGGATTTATTAGCCTTAATTGGGGTAGCTGTTGTAGTGATAGGCACAGTTATCCTGTTATACAAAGAATTATTTGCTGTGTCGTTTGATGAAGAATTCGCACGGGTATCAGGTGTGGCTAGACGCAGTATTAATCTATGGTTCATGGTACTAGTAGCTCTAACAATTGCCGCATCCATGCGAATTGTTGGTGTACTATTGATCTCTGCGTTGATTACGATTCCAGTAGCGGCCAGCTTGCAAATTGCTAAGAGCTTTCGACAAGCTATTTTCTACTCGATTTTGTTTGCCGAAATCTCTGTGTTAACAGGCTTGTACTTTGCTTATATGCTTGATTGGGCTTCTGGCGGTACGATTGTATTAGTGGCTGTCTTTATTTTAATGATTGTGTTGGGCTTCAAACGTTTACGAGCAATCTTACGTTGA
- a CDS encoding Fur family transcriptional regulator: MNLEQALQLLKDKGYKYTGKREEMLRICAEEKRYLSARDIMGRMKDNYPSLSFDTVYRNISTFVKLGILEETELDGEGKFRLSCSTHGHHHHVICTVCGKTKSLPNCPMNVIPEISEEFVVTGHKFEVYGTCKDCNEHIAM, translated from the coding sequence TTGAATTTGGAACAAGCGCTCCAGTTGTTAAAAGATAAAGGATATAAATACACAGGTAAGCGTGAAGAGATGCTGCGTATTTGTGCTGAGGAAAAGCGATATTTGTCCGCACGAGATATCATGGGACGGATGAAGGATAATTATCCAAGCTTGAGCTTTGATACGGTATACCGGAATATTTCTACCTTCGTTAAATTGGGCATTTTAGAAGAGACCGAACTAGATGGCGAAGGAAAGTTCAGGCTCTCATGCTCTACACATGGACATCATCATCATGTCATTTGTACAGTATGCGGTAAGACAAAATCATTGCCGAACTGTCCGATGAACGTTATTCCTGAGATTTCCGAGGAATTTGTCGTAACCGGCCATAAGTTCGAAGTATATGGAACCTGTAAAGACTGTAATGAACATATAGCTATGTAA
- the nadB gene encoding L-aspartate oxidase — translation MFPRHVLNYQTDHLPNMYTDVIVVGCGIAGLYTALEASKKAKVILISKKGLQDSNTRWAQGGIAAVTAQNDSPALHRQDTMLAGAGICTYEAVDVLVHEGPKRLQELITYGTQFDKDSNGEYELTREGAHSQRRILHAQGDATGAEIVRALAKKVAETTNITLLEEHFAIDILTHQGECVGVLALKPCGELFAIQSHATILATGGAGQLYRYTTNPDIATADGIAMAYRAGAEVKDMEFIQFHPTALCYPDAPRFLISEAVRGEGAYLRNVLGERFMYKYHPQQELAPRDIVARAIVSEMETTKSTFVYLDITHESEELIKHRFPTIYDFCLSYGLDMVADWIPVAPACHYMMGGVKTDLYGETNVPRLFACGEVSCTGVHGANRLASNSLSEAIVFGHRIVERLQTLPPVMSAISLSESSLRTTGRVGNWKKMRLQLQKIMLRQVGVKREEQGLRAALQELESMQTILSTHTVKPEALELKNLLTTAILTTRAALARTESRGGHYRVDYPEQNEERWLKHITQGIHSGLQEESEIRLCYGINANYNEK, via the coding sequence ATGTTCCCGAGACATGTACTGAACTACCAGACTGATCATTTACCAAACATGTATACCGATGTGATTGTAGTTGGTTGTGGAATTGCAGGCTTATATACAGCGTTAGAAGCAAGCAAAAAAGCAAAGGTAATACTAATCAGTAAAAAGGGCTTGCAGGATAGCAATACTCGCTGGGCTCAAGGGGGCATCGCAGCGGTTACCGCCCAAAATGATTCTCCCGCATTACATCGTCAAGATACCATGCTGGCAGGCGCCGGAATTTGTACCTATGAAGCAGTAGATGTATTGGTGCATGAAGGGCCCAAGCGATTACAGGAGTTAATAACCTACGGGACTCAATTTGATAAAGATAGTAATGGTGAATATGAATTAACACGCGAAGGCGCTCATAGTCAGCGGCGTATTCTGCATGCACAAGGAGATGCTACTGGTGCCGAAATCGTCCGAGCTTTAGCGAAAAAGGTGGCAGAAACAACGAACATTACCTTACTAGAGGAGCATTTCGCTATCGACATTCTTACGCATCAAGGAGAATGTGTGGGAGTGCTAGCTCTTAAACCATGCGGGGAGCTGTTTGCCATACAATCGCACGCTACTATTCTGGCAACAGGCGGTGCTGGTCAGCTATATCGCTACACCACCAATCCGGACATTGCGACAGCAGACGGCATAGCGATGGCTTATCGGGCTGGTGCAGAGGTAAAAGATATGGAATTCATTCAATTTCATCCTACGGCTCTGTGCTATCCAGATGCCCCGCGTTTTTTAATTTCCGAGGCTGTCCGCGGAGAAGGTGCTTATTTGCGCAATGTGCTGGGTGAGCGTTTTATGTACAAGTATCATCCTCAGCAGGAATTAGCTCCGAGAGACATCGTGGCACGAGCCATTGTATCGGAAATGGAGACAACGAAATCTACCTTTGTGTATCTTGATATTACACATGAGTCTGAAGAGCTGATTAAACATCGCTTTCCGACAATCTATGATTTCTGTTTGAGTTATGGGCTGGATATGGTAGCTGATTGGATACCGGTAGCACCTGCTTGCCATTATATGATGGGCGGCGTAAAGACTGATTTATATGGCGAAACGAATGTACCGAGATTATTTGCGTGTGGAGAAGTCTCTTGCACGGGAGTACATGGGGCTAACCGCTTAGCTAGTAATTCATTATCCGAAGCAATTGTGTTTGGACATCGCATCGTAGAACGTTTACAAACGCTACCGCCTGTGATGTCAGCCATCTCGCTTAGTGAATCATCTCTACGCACTACCGGCAGAGTAGGGAATTGGAAAAAGATGCGGCTACAGCTACAAAAGATTATGCTGCGCCAAGTAGGGGTAAAGCGTGAGGAGCAGGGTCTGCGAGCAGCTTTGCAGGAACTTGAGAGCATGCAAACAATTCTATCGACTCATACAGTCAAACCTGAGGCCTTGGAACTGAAAAATCTGCTGACAACAGCCATCCTTACCACTAGAGCGGCCTTAGCTCGAACAGAAAGCCGCGGTGGCCATTATCGCGTTGATTATCCTGAGCAAAATGAAGAGAGATGGCTTAAGCATATTACGCAAGGTATCCATTCAGGGCTACAAGAGGAGAGTGAAATCCGTTTATGCTATGGAATAAACGCGAATTACAACGAAAAATAG
- the nadC gene encoding carboxylating nicotinate-nucleotide diphosphorylase translates to MLWNKRELQRKIEEWLFEDVGHGDITTMATIPADEKGTGILYAKKSGLIAGLDIAEQVFHTVDHELSFQRFVTEGSQVQKGDVIAEVTGSVQAILTGERLALNLLQRLSGIATRTQLFVKEISHTQARIVDTRKTTPGLRLLEKYAVRVGGGHNHRFALYDAVMIKDNHSKGAGGIKEAVRKAREAIPHTMKIEVEAESLMQVQEALEAGADIIMLDNMSCDLMREAVQIISGKAIIEASGGVTLETVRAIAETGVDVISVGGLTHSVAALDISLDLNQRKR, encoded by the coding sequence ATGCTATGGAATAAACGCGAATTACAACGAAAAATAGAGGAATGGCTATTCGAAGATGTTGGTCATGGAGATATCACAACTATGGCCACGATTCCAGCAGATGAGAAAGGTACGGGAATCTTGTATGCGAAAAAATCAGGTCTGATCGCGGGCTTAGATATTGCTGAGCAGGTCTTTCATACCGTGGATCATGAGCTTAGTTTTCAACGCTTCGTAACAGAAGGCAGTCAGGTGCAAAAAGGGGACGTAATAGCTGAAGTTACCGGCTCGGTACAGGCTATTTTAACCGGTGAGCGCTTAGCCCTTAATTTATTGCAGCGTCTCTCAGGGATTGCGACACGTACCCAATTATTTGTGAAGGAGATTTCGCATACACAGGCGAGGATAGTAGATACACGTAAAACAACTCCGGGATTGCGATTATTAGAAAAATACGCAGTGCGTGTAGGTGGCGGACATAACCACCGGTTTGCTCTTTACGATGCAGTGATGATCAAAGACAATCATAGTAAAGGTGCAGGTGGCATAAAGGAAGCGGTAAGGAAAGCGCGTGAAGCCATTCCCCACACAATGAAAATAGAAGTAGAAGCTGAATCACTCATGCAGGTACAGGAAGCGTTGGAAGCAGGAGCAGATATTATCATGCTGGATAATATGTCCTGCGATCTGATGAGAGAAGCGGTCCAAATCATTTCTGGAAAGGCAATCATTGAAGCATCTGGTGGAGTTACATTGGAGACGGTAAGAGCTATTGCTGAGACTGGTGTCGATGTGATTTCAGTGGGCGGACTTACGCATTCCGTTGCTGCCTTAGATATTAGCTTAGATTTAAATCAACGGAAAAGATAG
- a CDS encoding type III pantothenate kinase, giving the protein MLLVMDIGNTNIVLGMYQGDRLVYHWRIASDRNKTEDEYGMLVLNLFQNAKLTLEAVTGIIISSVVPPLNKAVESMCEKYFSKKPLLIGPGIKTGLNIKAEYPREVGADRIVNAVAAIHEYGAPLLIVDFGTATTFCYVDEKKQYLGGAIAPGIGISTEALFTRAAKLPRIEIAQPATVIGRNTIASMQSGIFYGFIGQVEGIVSRMKQECNSKPTVVATGGLAPLIAKETDCIDVVDQHLTLKGLRLIYERNV; this is encoded by the coding sequence ATGCTACTCGTAATGGATATAGGCAATACGAATATTGTGCTCGGGATGTATCAGGGAGATCGATTAGTGTACCATTGGCGTATTGCAAGTGATCGCAATAAGACTGAGGACGAGTACGGCATGCTCGTGCTCAATTTATTTCAAAACGCAAAGCTTACGCTCGAAGCTGTAACGGGAATTATCATTTCTTCGGTCGTCCCGCCTTTAAATAAAGCGGTAGAGAGTATGTGTGAAAAATATTTTTCCAAGAAGCCGCTATTGATTGGGCCAGGCATCAAAACTGGGCTAAATATAAAAGCAGAATATCCAAGAGAGGTGGGAGCAGATCGAATTGTCAACGCGGTTGCAGCGATTCATGAATATGGCGCTCCTTTATTGATTGTTGACTTCGGTACGGCTACGACTTTTTGCTATGTAGATGAAAAGAAACAATACTTAGGGGGTGCAATCGCGCCGGGTATCGGGATTTCGACCGAGGCGCTCTTTACCCGTGCCGCAAAGCTGCCGCGTATTGAGATTGCCCAGCCTGCGACTGTGATTGGCAGAAATACCATTGCTTCCATGCAGTCCGGTATTTTTTATGGTTTTATTGGTCAAGTTGAGGGTATTGTGAGCAGAATGAAGCAGGAGTGTAACAGCAAGCCAACGGTGGTTGCAACAGGGGGACTTGCCCCACTCATTGCGAAAGAGACTGATTGTATTGACGTGGTTGATCAGCATTTGACGTTGAAGGGTTTACGGTTGATTTATGAGCGAAATGTGTAA